A genomic window from Lotus japonicus ecotype B-129 chromosome 1, LjGifu_v1.2 includes:
- the LOC130727347 gene encoding flotillin-like protein 4 has translation MWKVANASECLVITGIGIDDIKLAKKAFIYPGQSCTVVDLSPVNYTFEVQAMSAEKLPFVLPAVFTIGPRVDDNESLLKYAKLISKHDKLSNHVKELVQGIIEGETRVLAASMTMEEVFKGTKEFKHEVFGKVQLELNQFGLLIYNANVKQLVDVPGHEYFSYLGQKTQMEAANQAKVDVAEARMKGEVGAKLRDGKTLQNAAQIDAETKIIATQRQGDAKKEEIKVRTEVKVFENQKEADVAEANSELAKKKAVWAQAAQVAEVEAAKAVALREAELQGEVERMNAVTRTEKLKADFLTKASVEYETKVQEANWDLYKKQKAAEAILFQKEKEAEAQKTLAEAAFYSRQQAAEAELVSKKKEAEGLIALGQAQGAYLKSLMGALGNNYAQLRDYLMINGGMYQELAKINADGIRGLQPKISIWNNGNGGAEGTDGSGANGMKDVASVYKMLPPLFNTVHEQTGMLPPAWMGTIPDKTS, from the exons ATGTGGAAGGTAGCAAATGCATCGGAATGTCTGGTGATCACCGGAATCGGAATTGACGACATCAAGTTGGCCAAGAAAGCATTCATTTACCCTGGCCAATCATGTACCGTCGTCGACCTCTCTCCGGTGAACTACACATTCGAGGTCCAAGCCATGAGTGCTGAGAAGCTCCCATTCGTCCTCCCTGCTGTCTTCACTATCGGCCCTCGTGTCGACGACAACGAAAGCCTCCTTAAGTACGCCAAGCTCATCTCCAAACATGACAAGCTCTCTAACCACGTGAAAGAGCTTGTCCAGGGGATCATCGAGGGTGAGACGCGTGTTCTCGCTGCCTCGATGACCATGGAGGAGGTTTTCAAAGGCACAAAAGAATTCAAGCATGAAGTGTTTGGGAAGGTTCAGCTTGAGCTTAACCAATTCGGCCTCCTCATCTACAACGCCAACGTCAAGCAGCTTGTTGATGTTCCTGGCCATGAGTATTTCTCTTACTTGGGGCAGAAGACTCAGATGGAGGCTGCAAATCAAGCCAAG GTGGATGTGGCTGAGGCAAGGATGAAAGGGGAGGTTGGGGCGAAGTTGAGGGATGGGAAAACGCTTCAGAACGCAGCGCAGATTGACGCAGAGACGAAGATCATAGCCACGCAGAGGCAAGGGGATGCGAAGAAGGAGGAGATAAAGGTGAGGACGGAGGTGAAGGTGTTTGAGAATCAAAAGGAGGCTGATGTTGCAGAGGCTAACTCTGAGCTTGCTAAGAAGAAGGCTGTGTGGGCTCAGGCAGCGCAGGTGGCGGAGGTAGAGGCCGCAAAGGCGGTGGCGCTCAGGGAGGCAGAGTTGCAAGGGGAGGTGGAGAGGATGAATGCTGTCACGAGGACTGAGAAGCTTAAGGCTGATTTCCTCACCAAGGCAAGCGTGGAGTATGAAACCAAG GTACAAGAGGCAAACTGGGATCTGTACAAGAAGCAAAAAGCAGCTGAAGCAATTCTCTTtcagaaggagaaagaggcaGAAGCACAGAAAACATTAGCAGAAGCAGCATTTTATAGTCGCCAGCAAGCAGCAGAAGCAGAGCTAGTCTCAAAGAAAAAAGAGGCAGAGGGTCTTATAGCACTTGGTCAAGCACAAGGAGCATATTTGAAGTCACTTATGGGTGCACTTGGCAACAACTATGCACAGCTAAGGGACTACTTGATGATTAATGGTGGCATGTATCAAGAGCTTGCAAAGATCAATGCTGATGGAATTCGTGGGCTTCAACCTAAGATTAGTATTTGGAATAATGGTAATGGTGGTGCTGAAGGAACTGATGGAAGTGGTGCCAATGGTATGAAAGATGTTGCTAGTGTCTACAAGATGTTGCCACCTCTGTTCAACACAGTTCATGAGCAAACTGGTATGCTGCCACCAGCTTGGATGGGAACCATCCCTGACAAAACTTCTTAG
- the LOC130727348 gene encoding flotillin-like protein 4, whose product MLWKVADASEILVITGAGIDDIKLAKKSWIFPGQSYTVVDLSPVNYTFQVQAMSAEKLPFVLPAVFTIGPRVDDDESLLKYAKLISKHDKLSNHVKELVQGVIEGETRVLAASMTMEEVFKGTKEFKQEVFEMVQLELNQFGLLIYNANVKQLVDVPGHEYFSYLGQKTQMEAANQAKVDVAEARMKGEVGAKLREGQTLQNAAKIDAETKVIATQRQGEGKKEEIKVTTDVKVFGNQKEADVAEANSVLAKKKAAWAQAAQMAEVEAAKAVALREAELQGEVERMNALTRTEKLKAEFLTKASVEYETKVQEANWDLYKKQKASEAILFQKEKGAEAQKALAEATFYSRQQAAEAELVSKKKEAEGLIALGQAQGAYLKSLHDALGNNYGHLRDYSMINRGMYQELAKINSEGIRGLQPKISIWNNGNGGAEGTDEISGAIGMKEVAGVYKMLPPLFNTVHEQTGMLPPAWMGTISDKTS is encoded by the exons ATGTTGTGGAAGGTAGCAGACGCATCAGAAATCCTGGTTATCACAGGCGCTGGAATCGACGACATCAAGTTAGCAAAGAAATCATGGATCTTCCCCGGCCAATCATACACCGTTGTGGACCTCTCTCCGGTGAACTACACCTTCCAAGTCCAAGCCATGAGCGCCGAGAAGCTCCCTTTTGTCCTCCCGGCCGTTTTCACCATCGGCCCCagggttgatgatgatgaaagcCTCTTGAAGTACGCCAAGCTTATCTCCAAACATGACAAGCTCTCCAACCACGTCAAAGAGCTTGTCCAGGGTGTCATCGAGGGTGAAACACGTGTTCTCGCCGCCTCAATGACCATGGAGGAGGTTTTCAAAGGCACAAAAGAGTTCAAGCAGGAAGTGTTCGAAATGGTGCAGCTTGAGCTTAACCAGTTTGGCCTTCTCATCTACAATGCCAATGTCAAGCAGCTCGTGGATGTCCCCGGCCACGAGTACTTCTCTTACTTGGGTCAGAAGACACAGATGGAGGCCGCGAACCAAGCCAAG GTGGATGTGGCTGAGGCGAGGATGAAAGGGGAGGTTGGGGCAAAGTTGAGAGAAGGGCAAACGCTTCAGAATGCGGCAAAGATTGACGCGGAGACGAAGGTTATAGCGACTCAGAGGCAAGGGGAGGGGAAGAAGGAGGAGATAAAGGTGACGACAGACGTGAAGGTGTTCGGGAATCAGAAGGAGGCTGATGTGGCTGAGGCTAACTCTGTGCTTGCTAAGAAGAAGGCTGCTTGGGCCCAGGCGGCACAGATGGCGGAGGTGGAGGCCGCCAAGGCTGTGGCACTCAGGGAGGCAGAGTTGCAGGGGGAGGTGGAGAGGATGAATGCTTTGACAAGGACTGAGAAGCTTAAGGCTGAGTTCCTCACCAAGGCTAGCGTTGAATATGAAACTAAG GTACAAGAGGCGAACTGGGATCTGTACAAGAAGCAAAAAGCATCTGAAGCAATTCTTTTTCAGAAGGAGAAAGGGGCAGAAGCACAGAAAGCATTAGCAGAAGCAACATTTTACAGTCGCCAGCAAGCAGCAGAAGCAGAGCTAGTctcaaagaagaaagaggcaGAGGGGCTTATAGCACTTGGTCAAGCACAAGGAGCATATTTGAAGTCACTTCACGATGCACTTGGCAACAACTATGGACATCTAAGGGACTACTCGATGATAAATCGTGGCATGTATCAAGAGCTTGCAAAGATCAATTCTGAGGGAATTCGTGGGCTTCAGCCTAAGATTAGTATTTGGAATAATGGTAATGGTGGTGCTGAAGGAACTGATGAAATTAGTGGTGCCATTGGCATGAAAGAGGTTGCTGGTGTCTACAAGATGTTGCCACCTCTGTTCAACACAGTCCATGAGCAAACTGGCATGCTTCCACCAGCTTGGATGGGAACCATCTCTGACAAAACTTCTTAG